Proteins from a single region of Hymenobacter aquaticus:
- a CDS encoding SGNH/GDSL hydrolase family protein has protein sequence MTTLQKQLALRWSQVSRLLLAALLLAPVVALAQQPIPDYAKLERYAAANERLPAPPASPARVVIIGNSITEGWVKTDSAFFQGKPYGYVGRGISGQHTGQTLLRFRPDVINLRPAVVVIIVGTNDVAENGGPYLPERTMGNIMSMVELAQAHRIRVVLASVLPAADFWWRKGLNPAPKIVALNQRLKAYAAQQHLVYLDFHTPMADEQQGLKKVYGEDGVHPNLAGYRVMEPLLNQAVAQALKRK, from the coding sequence ATGACTACTCTTCAAAAACAACTGGCTTTGCGTTGGTCACAGGTGAGCCGCCTGCTGCTGGCCGCCCTCCTACTGGCCCCGGTGGTAGCCCTGGCCCAGCAGCCCATCCCCGACTACGCCAAGCTGGAACGCTACGCGGCGGCCAACGAGCGGCTGCCGGCCCCGCCGGCGAGTCCGGCCCGGGTGGTCATCATCGGCAACTCCATTACCGAGGGCTGGGTCAAGACCGACTCGGCTTTCTTCCAGGGCAAGCCCTACGGCTACGTCGGGCGGGGCATCAGCGGGCAGCACACGGGCCAGACGCTGCTGCGCTTCCGCCCGGACGTCATCAACCTGCGGCCGGCGGTGGTGGTCATCATCGTGGGCACCAACGACGTGGCCGAGAATGGCGGCCCCTACCTGCCCGAGCGCACGATGGGCAACATCATGAGCATGGTGGAGCTGGCCCAGGCCCACCGCATCCGGGTGGTGCTGGCCTCGGTGCTGCCCGCCGCCGACTTCTGGTGGCGCAAAGGCCTGAACCCGGCCCCCAAAATCGTAGCCCTGAATCAGCGGCTCAAAGCCTACGCCGCCCAGCAGCACCTGGTCTACCTCGACTTCCACACCCCGATGGCCGACGAGCAGCAGGGCCTAAAGAAAGTGTACGGCGAAGACGGCGTGCACCCCAACCTGGCCGGCTACCGCGTGATGGAGCCCTTGCTGAACCAGGCCGTGGCCCAGGCCCTGAAACGAAAATAA
- a CDS encoding glycoside hydrolase family 30 protein, which yields MLNKFLPSLALLTALSAGGAVAQKAANPTRNFAAYSVAGKKAQVYATVAGTDKRLAAGETLSFQPLAQPLETQVCVFVDPTKTFQSVLGIGGALTDASAETYAKLSKDQQQEFMQAYYSPTKGIGYTLARTSIASSDFSSAPYDYVADQDASLKTFSVRHDEQYRIPFIKQAIAAAGGKLTMYVAPWSPPAWMKDNNNRLKGGKLLPQYRQAWADHYVKFIKEYERQGIPIWGLSTQNEPMAVQKWESCLFTATEERDFIKEYLGPTLKKGGLGDRKLIAWDHNRDQVYQRASTILDDPQAAQYVWGVGYHWYETWTGSQMMFDNVRRVHETYPNTNLLLTEACIEKFDFNKVNDWSLGEKYGLSMINDFNNGNVGWTDWNILLDETGGPNHVQNFCYAPIIGDTRTGKLIYTNIYYYIGHFSKFIRPGAKRIVSSSNRDHLSTTAFRNPDGKVAVVVMNDGDKAQDFQLWLQGQAAAVSSQPHSIMTLVVN from the coding sequence CGGTGGCCCAGAAAGCCGCCAACCCGACCCGTAACTTCGCGGCCTACTCGGTGGCCGGTAAAAAGGCCCAGGTATACGCCACCGTAGCCGGCACCGACAAGCGCTTGGCCGCCGGCGAAACCCTCTCGTTTCAGCCCCTGGCCCAGCCCCTGGAAACCCAGGTCTGCGTGTTCGTGGACCCCACCAAGACGTTTCAGTCGGTGCTCGGCATCGGCGGGGCCCTGACCGACGCCTCGGCCGAAACCTACGCCAAGCTCAGCAAAGACCAGCAGCAGGAGTTTATGCAGGCCTACTACAGCCCCACCAAGGGCATTGGCTACACCCTGGCCCGCACCAGCATTGCCAGCTCCGACTTCAGCAGCGCCCCCTACGACTACGTGGCCGACCAGGACGCGAGCCTCAAAACCTTCAGCGTCCGGCACGACGAGCAGTACCGCATCCCGTTCATCAAGCAGGCCATAGCCGCCGCCGGCGGTAAGCTGACCATGTACGTGGCCCCCTGGAGCCCACCGGCCTGGATGAAGGACAACAACAACCGCCTCAAGGGCGGCAAGCTGCTGCCCCAGTACCGCCAAGCCTGGGCCGACCACTACGTCAAGTTCATCAAGGAGTATGAGCGCCAGGGCATCCCGATCTGGGGCCTGAGCACCCAGAACGAGCCGATGGCCGTGCAGAAGTGGGAATCCTGCCTGTTCACCGCCACCGAGGAGCGTGACTTCATCAAGGAATACCTGGGCCCCACGCTGAAAAAAGGCGGCCTCGGCGACCGGAAGCTCATTGCCTGGGACCACAACCGCGACCAGGTCTACCAGCGGGCCAGCACCATCCTCGACGACCCCCAGGCCGCCCAGTACGTGTGGGGCGTGGGCTACCACTGGTACGAAACCTGGACCGGCAGCCAGATGATGTTCGACAACGTGCGCCGCGTCCACGAAACCTACCCCAACACCAACCTGCTGCTCACCGAGGCCTGCATCGAGAAGTTCGACTTCAACAAAGTCAACGACTGGAGCCTGGGCGAGAAGTACGGCCTGTCGATGATTAACGACTTCAACAACGGCAACGTGGGCTGGACCGACTGGAACATCCTGCTCGACGAAACCGGCGGCCCCAACCACGTCCAGAACTTCTGCTACGCCCCCATTATCGGCGATACGCGCACCGGCAAGCTGATTTACACCAACATCTACTACTACATCGGCCACTTCTCCAAGTTCATCCGGCCCGGGGCCAAGCGCATCGTCAGCTCTTCCAACCGCGACCATCTGAGCACCACTGCCTTCCGCAACCCCGACGGCAAAGTAGCTGTGGTGGTGATGAACGACGGCGACAAAGCCCAGGATTTCCAGCTCTGGCTGCAAGGCCAGGCCGCCGCCGTGAGCAGCCAGCCCCACTCGATTATGACGTTGGTGGTCAACTAA